From Ascaphus truei isolate aAscTru1 chromosome 17, aAscTru1.hap1, whole genome shotgun sequence, the proteins below share one genomic window:
- the EMP1 gene encoding epithelial membrane protein 1: protein MLVLLAGIFVVHIATVIMLFVSTISNVWMQNSAGSFGIWKICDAVECKDVMTIVRFSGQDSAMKSVEAFMVLAIIFSCMALMAFIGQLFTLEKGCRFYITGGLMIVCWVCVLIAVSIFTNRFAAQTDGYYHGYCFILAWICFCLSLLVGILYLVLRKK, encoded by the exons ATGTTGGTCCTCTTAGCTGGTATCTTTGTGGTCCATATCGCCACCGTGATAATGCTCTTTGTCTCCACCATCTCCAAT GTTTGGATGCAAAATTCAGCTGGATCATTCGGTATCTGGAAGATTTGTGATGCTGTGGAATGCAAAGATGTAATGACAATAGTTCGCTTTTCAGGCCAAGACA GTGCTATGAAGTCGGTGGAAGCCTTCATGGTCTTAGCCATTATCTTCTCCTGCATGGCCCTGATGGCTTTCATTGGTCAACTCTTCACCTTGGAGAAGGGATGTCGCTTCTACATCACTGGAGGCCTGATGATTGTCTGCT gGGTGTGTGTGCTGATTGCAGTGTCCATCTTCACTAACAGATTTGCAGCCCAAACCGATGGCTACTACCACGGCTACTGCTTTATCCTGGCCTGGATCTGCTTCTGTCTCAGTCTTCTCGTTGGGATCCTCTACTTAGTTCTGCGGAAGAAATAA
- the GSG1 gene encoding germ cell-specific gene 1 protein produces MHLAAVTSPARFLQKSTSMELTEVLHWRRAILAVSFNLMALTLSTTALLSSYWCEGTQKVPKPLCGNGKATKCIVVPVAVENVNASVQDVLQYSWETGDDRFAFRYFHTGIWYSCEENILGADEKCRSFLELTPPAERGILWLSLGSEMVYIALLMISFGLLLAEMFYTGNPVCGLKLNAFAAMSSVLSGLLGMVAHMMYTQVFQATVSLGPEDWRPHSWDYGWAFYTAWASFTCCMASAVTTLNTYTKTVLEFRRNQKAFEQSLKEQTCFLDHKEMSFYREKPIHSVSESVDFYSELQQKVLLRDHSMDLEDVEESMEEEHC; encoded by the exons ATGCACCTCGCGGCTGTAACCTCGCCTGCCCGCTTCCTGCAGAAATCCACCTCC ATGGAGCTGACGGAGGTTCTCCACTGGCGTCGGGCCATATTGGCCGTGTCCTTCAATCTGATGGCCCTCACCCTCTCCACCACGGCCCTTCTCAGCAGCTACTGGTGTGAAGGAACCCAGAAGGTCCCTAAGCCACTGTGTGGCAATGGCAAAGCCACCAAGTGCATTGTGGTCCCCGTAGCAGTGGAGAATGTCAATGCCTCCGTGCAGGACGTCCTCCAGTACAGCTGGGAGACTGGGGACGACAGATTTGCCTTCCGCTATTTTCACACTGGGATCTGGTATTCCTGCGAGGAGAACATCCTGGGCGCAG ATGAGAAATGTCGGAGTTTCCTGGAATTGACTCCCCCAGCTGAACGAG GGATCCTGTGGCTCTCCTTGGGGTCTGAGATGGTTTACATTGCTCTACTGATGATCAGTTTCGGGCTGCTATTAGCTGAGATGTTTTACACTGGGAACCCTGTCTGTGGGCTCAAACTGAATGCCTTTGCTGCCATGTCCTCAGTGCTCTCAG GCCTCCTTGGGATGGTGGCCCATATGATGTACACACAGGTTTTTCAAGCCACGGTCAGCCTTGGACCTGAGGACTGGAGGCCACATTCCTGGGACTATGGCTGGGCATTTTA CACTGCCTGGGCTTCTTTCACCTGCTGCATGGCTTCTGCCGTCACCACCCTCAACACCTACACCAAAACCGTGCTGGAATTCCGCCGAAACCAGAAGGCATTTGAGCAAAGCTTGAAGGAGCAGACCTGCTTCCTGGATCACAAGGAGATGAGCTTCTACAGAGAGAAGCCGATCCACTCAGTGTCAGAAAGTGTGGACTTCTACTCAGAACTTCAGCAGAAGGTCCTGCTGAGGGACCACTCAATGGATCTGGAGGATGTAGAGGAATCCATGGAGGAGGAACACTGCTAG